One genomic window of Luteitalea pratensis includes the following:
- a CDS encoding trans-sulfuration enzyme family protein, with protein MNTTRKGLATRLIHTAEGHQPGAVPLTTPIYETTTFVFDSTAQLQAYIEGGSDSYFYSRYDNPSLHALEAKLAEAEDAEAAMVFASGMGAIASTMLSLLSAGDEVVCSAAIYGGTLHLLQSFLARFGVTTRFVELDQLRDPTFVIGPATKVVWFESPINPTLRCLDIARVAGACRTAGVLSVMDNTFATPFNQRPLPLGVDLVMHSVTKYLNGHSDVTAGAIMGSRELVERLIPARKLIGALLDPAAAGLVARGLKTLEVRMERHNANALGLARAFEGDRRMSAVLYPGLASHPDHAIAAAQMRGFGGMVTLDLPGGFDAAARFFDRIAVFKRATSLGGVESLCSLPVLTSQYGWTDDQLASAQVTRGMVRLSVGIESLEDLIADVDQALG; from the coding sequence ATGAACACGACACGCAAGGGACTGGCCACGCGCCTGATCCACACGGCCGAGGGCCACCAGCCCGGAGCCGTGCCGCTCACAACGCCGATCTACGAGACCACCACGTTCGTCTTCGATTCGACCGCGCAACTGCAGGCCTATATCGAGGGCGGCTCGGACAGCTACTTCTACTCGCGCTACGACAACCCGTCGCTGCACGCGCTTGAAGCCAAGCTCGCCGAAGCCGAGGATGCCGAGGCCGCGATGGTGTTCGCCTCGGGGATGGGCGCCATCGCGAGCACGATGCTGAGCCTGCTGTCGGCAGGCGACGAGGTGGTGTGCAGTGCCGCGATCTACGGCGGCACGTTGCACCTGCTGCAGTCGTTCCTCGCGCGGTTCGGGGTGACGACCCGCTTCGTCGAACTCGATCAACTGCGCGATCCGACGTTCGTCATCGGACCGGCGACGAAGGTGGTGTGGTTCGAGTCGCCGATCAATCCGACGCTGCGGTGCCTGGACATCGCCCGCGTGGCCGGGGCGTGCCGTACCGCCGGTGTCCTCTCGGTGATGGACAACACCTTCGCGACGCCCTTCAACCAGCGTCCACTGCCGCTCGGCGTCGACCTGGTCATGCACAGCGTCACCAAGTACCTCAACGGGCACAGCGACGTCACCGCGGGAGCGATCATGGGATCGCGCGAGCTCGTCGAGCGGCTCATCCCGGCCCGCAAGCTGATTGGCGCCCTGCTGGACCCGGCCGCAGCCGGTCTCGTGGCGCGCGGGCTGAAGACGCTGGAGGTGCGCATGGAGCGCCACAACGCCAACGCGCTGGGATTGGCGCGCGCCTTCGAGGGCGACCGGCGCATGAGCGCGGTGCTGTATCCGGGCCTGGCCAGCCACCCCGATCACGCCATCGCGGCGGCCCAGATGCGCGGGTTCGGCGGCATGGTGACGTTGGATCTGCCGGGTGGCTTCGACGCCGCGGCGCGCTTCTTCGATCGCATCGCCGTGTTCAAGCGCGCCACCAGCCTGGGCGGTGTCGAGAGTCTGTGCAGCCTGCCGGTGCTGACATCGCAATATGGCTGGACCGACGATCAGCTCGCCAGCGCCCAGGTCACGCGCGGCATGGTGCGGCTGTCGGTCGGGATCGAGTCGCTCGAGGACTTGATCGCGGACGTCGACCAGGCGTTGGGCTGA
- a CDS encoding VWA domain-containing protein, whose protein sequence is MTRLVTAAALSACMCAAPAWAQQVFRSGVETVRLGVAVVDKGGQPLGALAQEDFTILEDGEPQQVQLFATGDLADADRPPLHIGLLFDTSGSMSADLGMARSAAVKFCNLLQRAEDITLVDFDTEVRVARFGQADFPRFVERLRNRKPDGWTALYDALGVYLDGTAYQPGEKIMVAYTDGGDTRSVMSFGDALTALKASDVTVYIVGFLENQGAREKLEQRIRLTQIAEATGGLAFFPATKKDIDLAYEQVTGDVKSRYLIGYVSSNQANDGRWRKLDVRLNRPDLKSARIRSRKGYYALMRPEPVAARQQ, encoded by the coding sequence ATGACGCGTCTCGTCACTGCGGCAGCACTCTCGGCCTGTATGTGCGCCGCGCCGGCGTGGGCCCAGCAAGTGTTCCGCAGCGGTGTCGAAACGGTCAGGCTCGGCGTCGCCGTCGTCGACAAGGGTGGGCAGCCGCTCGGCGCGCTCGCCCAGGAAGACTTCACCATCCTCGAGGATGGTGAACCGCAGCAGGTCCAGCTGTTCGCGACGGGTGATCTCGCCGACGCCGACCGCCCGCCGTTGCACATCGGACTGCTGTTCGACACGTCCGGCAGCATGTCGGCCGACCTCGGCATGGCGCGCAGCGCGGCGGTCAAGTTCTGCAACCTGCTGCAGCGCGCCGAGGACATCACCCTGGTCGACTTCGACACCGAGGTGCGGGTCGCCCGGTTCGGACAGGCCGACTTTCCGCGTTTCGTGGAGCGGCTCCGCAACCGCAAGCCGGACGGCTGGACGGCCCTGTACGACGCGCTCGGCGTGTACCTGGACGGCACCGCCTACCAGCCCGGCGAGAAGATCATGGTCGCCTACACCGATGGGGGCGACACCCGCAGCGTGATGTCGTTCGGCGACGCGTTGACCGCCCTCAAGGCCTCCGACGTCACCGTCTACATCGTCGGCTTCCTCGAGAACCAGGGCGCGCGCGAAAAGCTGGAGCAGCGCATTCGGCTGACCCAGATCGCCGAGGCCACCGGAGGGCTCGCGTTCTTCCCGGCCACGAAGAAGGACATCGACCTCGCCTACGAACAGGTCACGGGCGACGTCAAGAGCCGCTATCTCATCGGCTATGTCTCGAGCAACCAGGCCAACGACGGGCGCTGGCGGAAACTGGATGTCCGCCTCAATCGCCCGGATCTGAAGTCGGCCAGGATCCGATCGCGCAAGGGCTACTACGCGCTGATGCGTCCCGAGCCCGTCGCCGCACGACAGCAGTAA
- a CDS encoding DHH family phosphoesterase: MRTLHGVLSPTFDVEFLVESRPLARRLIEEGLKVTVTDCSRCDSYVKVDLTPSTCVIIEDIGKRSLKRLIGAVRDAGGTLTYVVSTGPSIRRADEAKTAFPDIFTLTLAELLAPQLHAELERSVTRARVLQYQRYFADADRVLILLHNEPDPDAMASGLALRNLLRRTKTTAIIGAVHGVSRPENVRMAHLLDIQVEKVSPDQFASFDRVATVDVQPHYFGSQLPHVDLVVDHHPEQPGYSAVFKDIRADYGSTSTILTEHLRAVDMNVSERVATAMLYAIKSDTLFFARHTNRQDLDAFTYLYPLADAALIRKMEGADITLERLQTVVQGLADSELRGDLFFASLGVVPREDFITYTADFFLQLEETRWTFVTGVVNDALVLSVRNLGYSRNAGEFVRKYFGEIGSAGGHRAMAKAVVPLQAFAEKFGARTPGQINAAIAVMAEQFVHDGNGAKKDEKSTALVTTST, from the coding sequence ATGCGCACCCTCCACGGGGTGCTGAGTCCAACCTTCGACGTCGAGTTCCTCGTCGAGAGCCGCCCTCTGGCCCGGAGGCTCATCGAGGAAGGGCTCAAGGTCACGGTCACCGATTGTTCCCGCTGTGACTCCTACGTCAAGGTCGACCTGACGCCGAGCACCTGCGTCATCATCGAGGACATCGGCAAGCGAAGTCTCAAGCGGTTGATCGGCGCGGTGCGCGACGCTGGCGGCACCCTGACCTATGTGGTGTCCACCGGCCCCAGCATCCGGCGCGCCGACGAGGCCAAGACCGCCTTCCCTGACATCTTCACCCTGACCCTGGCCGAGCTCCTCGCGCCGCAGCTGCACGCCGAACTCGAGCGCAGCGTCACTCGCGCTCGCGTCCTCCAGTACCAACGGTACTTCGCCGACGCCGATCGCGTCCTCATCCTGCTCCACAATGAGCCGGATCCCGACGCGATGGCCAGCGGTCTCGCGCTGCGCAACCTGCTGCGGCGCACGAAGACCACGGCCATCATCGGCGCAGTCCATGGCGTCAGCCGGCCGGAGAACGTCCGCATGGCTCACCTGCTCGACATCCAGGTCGAGAAGGTGTCGCCCGATCAGTTCGCGAGCTTCGACCGCGTCGCGACCGTGGACGTGCAACCGCACTACTTCGGCAGCCAGTTGCCGCATGTCGACCTGGTCGTCGACCACCACCCGGAGCAACCGGGCTACAGCGCCGTCTTCAAGGACATCCGCGCCGACTACGGCTCCACGAGCACGATCCTCACCGAGCATCTCCGCGCCGTGGACATGAACGTCTCCGAACGCGTGGCCACGGCCATGCTGTACGCGATCAAGTCGGACACGTTGTTCTTCGCCAGGCACACCAACCGCCAGGATCTGGATGCCTTCACGTACCTCTATCCACTGGCCGATGCCGCGCTGATCCGCAAGATGGAGGGCGCCGACATCACGCTCGAACGCCTCCAGACGGTGGTCCAGGGACTCGCCGACAGCGAACTGCGCGGCGACCTCTTCTTCGCGAGCCTCGGTGTCGTCCCGCGCGAAGACTTCATCACCTACACCGCGGACTTCTTCCTGCAGCTCGAGGAGACCAGGTGGACCTTCGTCACGGGCGTCGTCAATGACGCGCTGGTGCTGTCGGTGCGCAACCTTGGCTATTCGCGCAACGCTGGCGAATTCGTGCGCAAGTACTTCGGCGAGATCGGCAGCGCCGGCGGGCACCGCGCGATGGCCAAGGCGGTCGTGCCGCTGCAGGCGTTCGCCGAGAAGTTCGGCGCGCGCACGCCAGGCCAGATCAACGCCGCGATCGCCGTCATGGCCGAGCAGTTCGTGCACGATGGCAACGGCGCGAAGAAGGACGAGAAATCGACCGCGCTCGTCACCACCAGCACGTAA